From the genome of Pelobacter propionicus DSM 2379, one region includes:
- a CDS encoding NCS2 family permease, which translates to MKRFFRFERYNTSFRQETLAGVTTFLTMAYIIIVNPAIMENAGIPRGASITATILAAVIGTVIMALWARRPFAIAPYMGENAFIAFVVVKVMGYSWQAALGGVFIAGALFTLLTLFGIRGWLAESIPLSLKAGFAVGIGLFLTFIGLNETGLVVLGVPGAPVRLGNLGEPSCLLAVAGFLLVTALMALRVRGALLIGIMAATLGSISLGLTPLPDSIASLPPSLEPILFKLDIAGALSVSFLPVVAVIFIMAFLDTVGTLIGLSMRADLLDENGNLPEIERPMLADSLATMAAPLLGTSTTGAYIESAAGIEEGGRTGFSALVVALLFLLSLFFAPLFTIVPPHAYGIALVVIGSFMIRPITRIDFDDVTELVPAFLTICLMAFTYNIGVGMTAGMITHVLLKLFTGRGGEVKPGMWVLALLSMLLFVCLPKL; encoded by the coding sequence GTGAAACGGTTCTTCCGCTTCGAGCGCTACAATACCAGCTTTCGTCAGGAAACTCTGGCCGGGGTGACCACCTTCCTGACCATGGCCTACATTATCATCGTCAACCCGGCCATCATGGAGAACGCCGGCATCCCCCGGGGAGCGTCGATCACCGCCACCATCCTGGCAGCTGTCATCGGTACGGTGATCATGGCGCTCTGGGCGCGGCGCCCCTTTGCCATCGCCCCCTACATGGGGGAGAACGCCTTCATCGCCTTCGTGGTGGTCAAGGTGATGGGCTACAGCTGGCAGGCTGCCCTAGGGGGGGTGTTCATCGCCGGCGCGCTCTTCACCTTGCTGACCCTGTTCGGCATCCGCGGCTGGCTGGCCGAGTCCATCCCCCTGTCCCTCAAGGCCGGCTTTGCCGTGGGGATCGGCCTGTTTCTGACCTTCATCGGCCTGAACGAGACCGGCCTGGTGGTGTTGGGGGTTCCGGGAGCGCCGGTCAGGCTGGGTAATCTGGGGGAGCCCTCCTGCCTGCTGGCGGTGGCCGGTTTCCTGCTGGTGACGGCGCTCATGGCCCTCCGGGTGCGCGGCGCCCTTTTGATCGGCATCATGGCCGCCACCCTGGGCTCCATAAGCCTGGGGCTTACCCCCCTGCCGGACAGCATTGCCAGCCTTCCTCCGTCACTGGAGCCGATCCTGTTCAAGCTGGACATCGCCGGCGCGCTCTCGGTTTCGTTCCTGCCGGTGGTGGCGGTGATCTTCATCATGGCCTTCCTGGATACGGTGGGCACCCTGATCGGACTCTCCATGCGTGCCGACCTGCTGGACGAGAACGGCAACCTGCCGGAGATCGAGCGCCCCATGTTGGCCGACTCCCTGGCCACCATGGCCGCCCCGCTCCTGGGTACCTCCACTACCGGCGCCTACATCGAGTCGGCCGCCGGTATCGAGGAGGGGGGGCGCACCGGTTTCTCGGCCCTGGTTGTGGCGCTCCTCTTCCTGCTGTCGCTGTTCTTCGCCCCGCTCTTCACCATCGTCCCTCCCCACGCCTATGGCATCGCCCTGGTAGTGATCGGTTCCTTCATGATCCGCCCCATCACCCGCATCGATTTCGACGATGTGACCGAGTTGGTGCCTGCCTTCCTGACCATCTGCCTGATGGCGTTCACCTACAATATCGGGGTGGGGATGACCGCGGGGATGATCACCCATGTCCTGCTCAAGCTGTTCACCGGCAGGGGGGGCGAGGTCAAGCCGGGCATGTGGGTGCTGGCGCTTCTGTCGATGCTCTTGTTCGTCTGCCTGCCCAAGCTCTGA
- a CDS encoding peroxiredoxin, producing MSLEGKKAPDFTLEGSDGKQHSLSEYAGKTVVIYFYPKDNTPGCTKEACGFRDNHGKLDANNIVLLGVSKDSIASHNKFISAFGLPFVLLSDPETTMMQAYGAFGEKVACGRKTVGIIRSTVVIDADGIVKKQWPKVAKAEQHPAQVLDYLNIP from the coding sequence ATGTCATTGGAAGGAAAAAAAGCCCCTGACTTCACCCTGGAGGGGAGCGACGGCAAACAGCACAGCCTGAGCGAGTACGCCGGGAAAACGGTCGTCATCTATTTCTACCCCAAGGACAACACCCCCGGCTGCACCAAGGAGGCCTGCGGTTTCCGGGACAACCACGGGAAACTTGACGCTAACAATATCGTTCTGCTGGGCGTGAGCAAGGACAGTATCGCGTCCCACAACAAGTTCATCAGCGCCTTCGGGCTCCCCTTCGTGCTGCTATCCGACCCGGAGACCACCATGATGCAGGCCTATGGCGCTTTCGGGGAGAAGGTGGCCTGCGGCAGGAAAACCGTCGGCATCATTCGCTCCACGGTGGTGATCGATGCCGACGGAATCGTGAAAAAGCAGTGGCCCAAAGTCGCCAAGGCTGAACAACACCCAGCCCAGGTCCTCGACTATTTGAATATCCCGTAA
- a CDS encoding methyl-accepting chemotaxis protein, producing the protein MSTARLFTRMKLLHKLFLAITVLNILTITAFTCYNYANQKKTVLRGIDGRLLASAQGLKLAMDRFHERLGRGETIPPSEFRRELDDLSAMVNQSGINYAYTVVMKDGGVAFTLSSYTKEELEKGELTTLFEPYSDASTGLKKALAENKTVYEQYTDKWGTFRSVFLPSRLADGASYAIGIDISIDEINATLRRTLLGCLFIGLGVFMAGTAVAFWVAWYISRGIERLASHLHQIADGDLGVLISKTSDDELGMLADDMNRMVERLRLLLGSVRHASDNVVAAAHQVHANSASMSNGVDAVAAQAVAVATAAEEMAATSQEIAGNCDSTAASVRETEGTARSAEGVVRQTVQMMDSIAELVMKSAATVKELGASSDQIGTIIGAIDEIADQTNLLALNAAIEAARAGEQGRGFAVVADEVRALAERTSRATREIAGMIGSIQGNIQDAARSMEEGVAQVGRGTEEAARSGEALQEILRHASAITSQISQVAIAAEEQTTTTGEISGNINQITTIAQKTVQEVQNSVAAARQLMDLAHELQEQVGQFRLAP; encoded by the coding sequence ATGTCAACCGCACGACTCTTCACCAGAATGAAGCTGCTCCACAAGCTGTTCCTGGCCATCACCGTCCTGAATATCCTCACCATCACCGCCTTCACCTGCTACAACTACGCGAACCAGAAAAAAACGGTACTACGGGGCATCGACGGCAGACTGCTGGCCAGCGCCCAGGGGCTGAAACTGGCCATGGACCGTTTTCATGAACGGCTGGGCCGGGGGGAAACCATCCCCCCTTCCGAATTCAGGAGGGAACTGGACGACCTGTCGGCCATGGTGAACCAGAGCGGGATCAACTACGCCTATACGGTGGTGATGAAGGATGGAGGGGTCGCCTTCACCCTCTCCAGCTATACGAAGGAGGAGCTGGAAAAGGGGGAGCTGACCACCCTGTTTGAACCGTACAGTGACGCTTCAACGGGGCTCAAGAAGGCACTGGCTGAGAACAAAACCGTTTATGAACAGTACACCGACAAGTGGGGGACCTTCCGTTCGGTGTTTCTCCCATCACGCCTGGCCGACGGAGCATCCTACGCCATCGGCATCGACATCAGCATCGACGAGATCAATGCGACCCTGCGCAGGACCCTCCTGGGCTGCCTGTTCATCGGCCTGGGCGTGTTCATGGCCGGCACAGCCGTCGCCTTCTGGGTGGCCTGGTACATCTCCCGGGGGATCGAGCGGCTGGCCAGCCACCTGCACCAGATCGCCGACGGCGATCTGGGAGTCCTGATCAGCAAGACATCGGACGATGAGTTGGGCATGCTGGCCGATGACATGAACCGCATGGTGGAACGTCTCAGGCTGCTTCTGGGTAGCGTCCGCCATGCCTCCGACAACGTCGTCGCCGCGGCCCACCAGGTTCACGCAAACTCCGCCAGCATGTCCAACGGCGTGGACGCGGTGGCGGCCCAGGCAGTGGCGGTGGCCACGGCGGCGGAGGAGATGGCCGCCACCTCCCAGGAGATCGCCGGCAACTGCGACAGCACCGCCGCAAGCGTCAGGGAGACAGAGGGAACAGCCCGAAGCGCGGAGGGGGTTGTCCGCCAGACGGTCCAGATGATGGACAGCATCGCGGAACTGGTGATGAAATCAGCCGCAACGGTGAAGGAGTTGGGGGCCAGCTCCGACCAGATCGGCACGATCATCGGCGCCATCGACGAGATCGCCGACCAGACCAACCTGCTGGCCTTGAACGCGGCCATCGAGGCGGCCAGGGCCGGTGAGCAGGGGCGCGGCTTTGCCGTTGTCGCCGACGAGGTTCGCGCCCTGGCGGAGAGGACCAGCAGGGCGACCAGAGAGATCGCCGGCATGATCGGCTCCATCCAGGGCAACATCCAGGATGCGGCCCGCTCCATGGAAGAGGGGGTCGCGCAGGTGGGCAGGGGAACCGAAGAGGCCGCCCGGTCGGGTGAGGCGCTGCAGGAAATCCTCCGGCACGCCAGCGCCATCACCTCCCAAATCAGCCAGGTGGCCATTGCCGCCGAGGAGCAGACCACAACCACCGGCGAGATCAGCGGCAACATCAACCAGATCACCACCATCGCCCAGAAGACCGTCCAGGAGGTCCAGAATTCCGTTGCCGCGGCCCGTCAGCTGATGGACCTGGCCCACGAACTGCAGGAGCAGGTCGGGCAGTTCAGGCTCGCCCCATAA
- a CDS encoding ammonia-forming cytochrome c nitrite reductase subunit c552, giving the protein MRKNTLACAAAVIGTLALLSLPVLTTAAKAKPANDGRAQCYECHEEVKALKEGSRHASLSCATCHGKMDEHMNDPESSRPVTVIDQALCARCHKQQYGSFVTVNYEAHARREKGIPTGRSPMQDKLLAGHGFTFEHAEPRGHAFMVTDQFIVDRFQGGRFQYRDGWKGVDRTGKTWDVLTDTGRKLPETAMAGNPTCIQCKSSDHILRWKFLGDRDPKAKWDRGSDVVAIAKDTNNPMGCIHCHDPHGTQPRVVRDALIQAIEKEPATNIFARNGRTDLRMISFRDGFRKIGVMEKVDSRMMCAQCHVEYNCNAGNQWSDGAKVGFDDRRTNHFPLRNSLQLLKHYRELDFYDFKHAITGARLVKFQHPEAETYAGSVHDRAGVQCHQCHMPQQKGKNGKSFSNHGVIRPKNHVRESCLGCHPDSTVERKLYQIEAVRNYISGKMRKSEYWLGQLIDSYVAAQRMGVTESVLAQAREKHEEAHVLWEYWTAENSDGFHNPDLARESLAGSIAASKAGVRILNDAMQVARKGDGK; this is encoded by the coding sequence ATGCGGAAGAATACTCTGGCGTGTGCCGCGGCCGTTATCGGGACGCTGGCGCTGTTGTCGCTCCCGGTCCTGACCACCGCCGCCAAAGCTAAACCGGCCAATGACGGACGGGCGCAGTGCTACGAATGCCATGAAGAGGTCAAGGCTCTCAAGGAGGGGTCACGCCATGCCTCCCTTTCCTGTGCGACCTGCCATGGCAAAATGGATGAACACATGAACGATCCCGAGAGCAGCAGGCCGGTGACGGTCATCGATCAGGCCCTCTGCGCCAGGTGCCACAAACAGCAGTACGGCAGCTTTGTCACGGTGAATTACGAGGCCCATGCCCGCAGGGAAAAGGGCATCCCCACCGGCCGCTCCCCCATGCAGGACAAGCTCCTGGCCGGCCACGGTTTCACCTTCGAACATGCCGAACCCCGCGGCCATGCCTTCATGGTCACGGACCAGTTCATCGTGGACCGCTTCCAGGGGGGGCGCTTCCAGTACAGGGATGGCTGGAAGGGGGTGGACAGGACCGGCAAGACCTGGGACGTGCTGACCGACACCGGCAGGAAGCTGCCCGAGACCGCCATGGCGGGTAACCCCACCTGCATCCAGTGCAAGAGCTCCGACCATATTCTCAGGTGGAAATTCCTGGGGGACAGGGATCCCAAGGCGAAATGGGACCGCGGATCGGATGTCGTGGCGATTGCCAAGGATACCAACAACCCCATGGGCTGCATCCACTGCCACGACCCCCACGGCACTCAGCCGCGCGTGGTGCGTGACGCACTGATCCAGGCCATTGAAAAGGAGCCTGCAACGAACATCTTCGCCAGAAACGGCAGGACCGATCTGAGGATGATCTCCTTCAGGGATGGTTTCCGCAAGATCGGCGTCATGGAGAAGGTCGACTCGCGCATGATGTGCGCCCAGTGCCACGTTGAGTACAACTGCAATGCCGGCAACCAGTGGAGCGACGGCGCGAAGGTGGGATTCGACGACCGCCGCACCAACCACTTCCCCTTGCGGAACTCGCTGCAGCTCCTCAAACACTACAGGGAGCTCGACTTCTACGACTTCAAGCACGCCATAACCGGCGCCCGTCTGGTCAAGTTCCAGCACCCCGAGGCCGAGACCTATGCCGGCAGCGTGCACGACAGGGCCGGCGTTCAGTGCCACCAGTGCCACATGCCACAGCAGAAAGGGAAAAACGGCAAGTCCTTCTCCAACCATGGCGTGATCCGTCCCAAAAACCACGTCAGAGAGTCCTGCCTGGGATGTCATCCCGACAGTACCGTTGAGCGCAAGCTCTACCAGATCGAGGCGGTGCGGAATTACATCAGCGGCAAGATGCGCAAGTCGGAGTACTGGCTGGGGCAGCTGATCGACAGCTATGTCGCTGCCCAGCGCATGGGGGTTACGGAGAGCGTGCTGGCCCAGGCGCGGGAGAAGCACGAGGAGGCCCATGTATTGTGGGAGTACTGGACCGCCGAGAACTCGGACGGCTTCCACAATCCCGACCTTGCCCGCGAAAGCCTGGCCGGCTCCATAGCCGCCTCCAAGGCCGGGGTCAGGATCCTGAACGACGCCATGCAGGTGGCCAGGAAGGGTGATGGGAAGTAG
- a CDS encoding bifunctional diguanylate cyclase/phosphodiesterase: protein MSRKTKAILLLVALIAGISSFLYLSSHLILLKSFSQLEQDYTSENVRRALNSIADDIRQIDTITSDYAGWDEAYAFIDNGNKTFSRSNLDDAIFPKLRLNILVYVRNSGAIVFAKAFDLRTGTESPLPPSLVKQLTANSPLVRHTSSDSVLSGALLLPEGPLLLVSRPVLTSSYQGPIHGSLIMGRFLGTDEIRRLADLNHLNLSILPLNAARQSSKSATILPPLSATRPIAVIPGSGETITGYGLINDIHGKPALIARVDMRRKIYSQGVDAVQYFLFCFLGFCLISSLTGYILYAKLLASRKERKDTEKRYRSVISQASDIILLVDIDSRRILEANLAFQRLLNYAPDKATQLTLYDIMEDDRSGVDWRINRILSEKVCFLGEHTVRAEDGSMVEVDLNANLVSYGEQQVICMVLRDISERKRFEGELMHMAHHDALTGLPNRTLFFDRLRQGLYKKERSGKMLAVIYLDLDRFKIINDTLGHHTGDMLLKEVADRLRGVVRKADTISRLGGDEFTIIIDEIATPADSLLVAEKILHVFSAPFRLEKHEMFITASMGVTLYPNDGDTAEKLLKNADTAMYHAKEEGRNTYQFFSEEMNSRVSERLSMETGLRHALARNEFLLHYQPRVNTTTGRIVGVEALIRWQQPQKGLILPDAFIPLAEETGLIIPIGEWVLRNTCTQARAWQEAGFAQMRISVNISCRQFTHDNLPDTIRGILRETGLQPSCLELEITESVIMLNPERAISLLNELKEMGISIAIDDFGTGYSSLSLLKRLPADILKIDKSFVSGIPGNKSDETLVATIINLGHNMGLGLVAEGVERQEQLHFLEERNCQEVQGYYFSKPLPAETLQPLLKNGTYPAAAGRQQPTDARDI, encoded by the coding sequence ATGAGCAGAAAGACCAAGGCAATCCTGCTGCTTGTCGCGCTCATCGCAGGTATTTCCTCGTTTCTGTACCTCTCCTCCCACCTGATCCTGCTCAAGAGCTTTTCCCAGCTTGAACAGGACTACACGTCTGAAAACGTGAGACGGGCTCTCAACTCCATTGCCGACGACATCCGGCAGATAGACACGATCACCAGCGACTATGCCGGATGGGATGAGGCCTACGCGTTCATCGACAACGGAAACAAAACCTTCAGCAGGTCAAACCTTGACGACGCCATTTTCCCCAAGCTCCGCTTGAATATCCTCGTCTATGTCAGAAATTCAGGCGCTATCGTCTTTGCGAAGGCCTTCGATCTTCGTACGGGCACGGAATCACCGCTGCCCCCCTCCCTGGTGAAACAGCTGACGGCGAACAGCCCGCTTGTGCGCCACACATCCAGCGACAGCGTGCTGTCCGGGGCGCTCCTGCTGCCGGAAGGTCCGCTGCTGCTTGTATCGCGACCGGTTCTGACGAGTTCCTATCAGGGACCAATCCACGGATCACTGATCATGGGACGATTCCTCGGAACCGACGAAATCAGGCGCCTGGCAGATCTAAACCACCTTAACCTGTCCATCCTCCCCCTTAACGCAGCCCGACAATCATCGAAAAGCGCGACAATCCTGCCTCCCCTTTCGGCCACCAGGCCTATCGCGGTCATTCCCGGCAGCGGTGAAACCATCACCGGGTATGGCCTGATCAATGACATCCACGGCAAACCGGCACTCATCGCCCGGGTCGACATGCGGCGCAAGATCTACAGCCAGGGGGTGGACGCGGTCCAGTACTTCCTCTTCTGCTTCCTGGGGTTCTGCCTGATTTCCTCCCTGACCGGCTATATCCTGTACGCAAAGCTGCTCGCCTCCCGCAAGGAACGCAAAGACACGGAAAAAAGATACCGATCCGTCATCAGCCAGGCATCGGATATCATTCTGCTCGTAGACATCGACAGCAGGCGCATCCTGGAAGCGAACCTCGCCTTTCAGAGGCTTCTGAACTATGCCCCCGACAAGGCCACCCAGCTGACATTGTATGACATTATGGAGGACGACCGCTCCGGGGTTGACTGGCGTATCAACCGGATACTTTCGGAAAAGGTCTGCTTCCTGGGAGAACACACGGTCAGAGCAGAGGACGGCAGCATGGTTGAGGTCGATCTCAACGCCAACCTGGTTTCCTATGGGGAGCAACAGGTGATCTGCATGGTACTCAGGGACATTTCCGAGAGGAAGCGCTTCGAAGGAGAGCTGATGCACATGGCGCACCACGATGCGCTGACCGGGCTGCCAAATCGCACGCTGTTTTTCGATCGACTCAGACAGGGGCTCTACAAGAAGGAACGTTCCGGGAAGATGTTGGCTGTGATCTACCTGGATCTGGACCGGTTCAAAATCATCAATGACACCCTCGGCCATCACACCGGAGACATGCTTCTCAAGGAGGTGGCAGACAGACTGCGGGGAGTCGTCCGCAAAGCCGACACCATTTCCCGGCTGGGTGGAGACGAGTTCACCATCATCATCGATGAGATCGCAACACCGGCGGACTCGCTCCTGGTTGCCGAGAAGATACTGCACGTCTTTAGTGCGCCATTCCGCCTCGAAAAACATGAGATGTTTATCACGGCCAGCATGGGCGTAACCCTCTACCCGAACGATGGCGACACGGCGGAGAAACTGCTGAAGAACGCCGATACGGCCATGTATCACGCCAAGGAGGAGGGACGTAACACCTACCAGTTTTTTTCGGAGGAGATGAACTCCCGGGTCAGCGAGCGTCTCTCCATGGAGACCGGCTTGAGGCATGCCCTGGCACGGAATGAATTCCTGCTCCACTACCAGCCGCGGGTCAACACGACAACCGGCAGGATCGTGGGGGTGGAGGCACTGATTCGCTGGCAGCAGCCGCAGAAGGGGCTGATTCTGCCCGACGCATTCATCCCGCTGGCCGAGGAGACCGGGCTGATCATACCGATTGGCGAGTGGGTACTCAGGAACACCTGCACACAGGCCAGAGCCTGGCAGGAGGCCGGGTTTGCGCAGATGAGGATCTCGGTCAACATCTCGTGTCGGCAGTTCACACACGACAACCTGCCCGACACCATCCGGGGAATCTTGAGGGAGACCGGTCTCCAGCCATCCTGCCTTGAACTTGAGATCACCGAGAGCGTCATCATGCTCAACCCGGAGAGGGCCATCAGCCTGCTCAACGAACTGAAGGAGATGGGCATCTCCATCGCCATCGATGATTTCGGTACCGGCTACTCCTCCCTCTCCCTTCTGAAACGCCTCCCGGCAGACATCCTGAAGATTGACAAGAGTTTTGTCAGCGGCATTCCCGGAAACAAAAGTGACGAGACCCTCGTGGCTACCATTATCAACCTGGGGCACAACATGGGGCTTGGCCTGGTGGCGGAGGGGGTCGAGAGACAGGAGCAGCTGCACTTCCTGGAAGAGCGCAACTGCCAGGAGGTACAGGGGTACTACTTTAGCAAACCGCTGCCTGCGGAAACACTACAGCCCCTCCTGAAAAACGGAACCTATCCGGCGGCGGCAGGCAGGCAGCAGCCCACAGACGCCAGGGATATCTGA
- a CDS encoding PhnD/SsuA/transferrin family substrate-binding protein, with protein sequence MRRRASLPTLAALLSAVSATLVAALCAGLPPRPGERPFLLLLLSPLLLGLTLSPLQAHEIYPAPTATSVALPIRIGALANRGREECIRRWKPTATYLEHHLGGSRFEIVPLDFGQVAQKVASEEVQFIITNPVQYAQLEFSGKAYRIAGFQLPSLNGPQGVYGGVIFTRADRKDIRTLSDLKGKKFSAVDSESLGGWLCARRELHGARLKPERDFANLRFAGTHDAVVRDVVSGTSDAGTIRSSQLETMAAQGKMDLRSIRVIPPARPVRGYPFLLSTRLYPEWPFAVVSGTNDELSRRVAIALMTMRPDDPTALASGGSGWTIPADYSAVHELLRELRLGPYRDMGRITLGQVITHYRTHLLAITVAASLIALFAFRSLLLNRRLRASLAELSQRTSELNESRENLRNERDNLVAIFEAMQDDIYISDSNHTILYGNDALARDFGDWRGRICHDYLDDRTSPCLDCRLREVQAGATVRREQFFPKSGKTYDIIETPLRQSGRTVKLTIFRDVTELRAMEAERLAMERRLLHSQKLESLGILAGGIAHDFNNLLTVIIGNLDLVRRRLLPDSPTRGNIESAQAACQQAAKLIGQILDYTGKMPVIADSIDLNDLLRHNEALLRGSLPENVTLTISISDGIPRIRGDRSRIEQVVMNLLANGVEAVGDAPGSIAITTGVRECDDSYLAQSRIEDKPPAGRFVYLEVADSGCGMTRETEVRLFEPFFTTKFMGRGLGLSAVQGIVKMHGGAILLENRQGRGSVFRVLFPANGPADSPHPSSLRSGL encoded by the coding sequence GTGAGGAGAAGAGCTTCGCTTCCAACGCTCGCAGCGCTGCTCAGCGCTGTTTCAGCCACCCTCGTGGCTGCGCTCTGCGCAGGCTTACCTCCCCGGCCAGGAGAGAGACCGTTCCTGCTGCTTCTGCTGTCACCCCTGCTGCTGGGACTCACCCTCTCCCCCCTTCAGGCCCACGAGATCTATCCCGCCCCCACCGCGACCAGCGTCGCCTTACCCATACGCATCGGCGCCCTGGCCAACCGGGGGAGGGAGGAGTGCATCAGGCGCTGGAAACCGACCGCCACGTACCTGGAACACCACCTGGGGGGGAGCAGGTTCGAGATCGTCCCCCTCGACTTCGGTCAGGTTGCGCAAAAGGTCGCATCGGAAGAGGTACAGTTCATCATCACCAACCCGGTGCAGTACGCCCAGCTGGAATTCAGCGGCAAGGCGTACCGCATCGCCGGTTTCCAACTCCCCTCCCTCAACGGCCCCCAGGGAGTGTACGGCGGCGTCATCTTCACCCGCGCCGACCGGAAAGACATCCGGACCCTGTCCGACCTGAAGGGCAAGAAATTCTCAGCCGTGGACTCGGAATCACTGGGAGGGTGGCTTTGCGCCAGGCGGGAACTGCATGGCGCCCGGCTGAAGCCGGAGCGGGATTTCGCGAACCTTCGATTTGCCGGCACCCATGACGCGGTAGTGCGGGACGTCGTCTCCGGAACCAGCGACGCCGGAACCATCCGCAGCAGCCAGCTGGAAACCATGGCTGCCCAGGGAAAGATGGACCTGCGCTCCATCCGGGTCATCCCGCCCGCGCGTCCGGTCAGAGGTTACCCCTTTCTGCTCTCCACGCGCCTCTACCCGGAATGGCCCTTCGCCGTTGTCAGCGGCACAAACGACGAACTGTCCCGGCGGGTCGCGATCGCCCTGATGACCATGCGGCCGGACGACCCGACGGCGCTGGCCTCGGGAGGAAGCGGCTGGACCATTCCGGCGGATTACTCCGCTGTCCATGAGCTGTTGAGGGAGCTCCGCCTGGGGCCCTACCGGGACATGGGCAGGATCACACTCGGTCAGGTTATCACCCACTACCGCACGCATCTGCTGGCCATCACCGTCGCGGCTTCCCTGATCGCGCTGTTCGCGTTCAGGTCGCTGTTACTGAACCGCCGTCTCAGGGCGTCGCTTGCGGAACTGTCCCAGCGGACCAGCGAACTGAACGAATCCCGAGAGAACCTGCGCAACGAGCGGGACAACCTGGTCGCCATCTTCGAGGCCATGCAGGACGACATCTACATTTCTGACTCGAACCACACCATACTGTACGGCAACGACGCCCTTGCCCGGGACTTCGGCGACTGGAGGGGGCGCATCTGTCATGACTATCTGGATGACCGCACGTCCCCCTGTCTCGACTGCCGTCTCCGGGAGGTGCAAGCAGGCGCAACCGTGCGGCGTGAGCAGTTTTTTCCCAAGAGCGGCAAAACCTACGACATCATCGAGACCCCGCTGAGACAATCCGGCCGAACCGTCAAGCTGACCATCTTCCGCGATGTCACGGAACTGAGAGCCATGGAGGCCGAGCGCCTGGCGATGGAGCGACGACTGCTGCACTCCCAGAAACTGGAGAGCCTGGGGATTCTGGCCGGCGGCATCGCCCACGACTTCAACAACCTCCTCACGGTCATCATCGGCAATCTGGACCTGGTCCGACGGCGGCTTCTCCCTGACTCACCCACCCGAGGCAACATCGAATCCGCCCAGGCTGCATGCCAGCAGGCAGCCAAACTCATCGGACAGATTCTTGATTACACCGGCAAGATGCCGGTCATAGCGGACAGCATCGACCTCAACGATCTCCTCCGGCACAACGAGGCGCTCCTGCGCGGCTCGCTGCCGGAAAACGTCACACTCACCATCAGCATCTCGGACGGCATCCCCCGTATCAGGGGAGACCGGAGCCGGATCGAGCAGGTGGTCATGAACCTGCTGGCCAACGGGGTGGAAGCGGTGGGGGATGCACCGGGGTCCATAGCCATCACAACCGGCGTACGGGAGTGCGATGACAGCTACCTGGCGCAGAGCAGGATCGAAGACAAGCCGCCAGCAGGCAGGTTTGTCTATCTGGAGGTGGCGGACAGCGGCTGCGGCATGACTCGAGAAACCGAGGTGCGGCTCTTCGAGCCGTTCTTCACGACCAAGTTCATGGGCCGCGGGCTGGGGTTGTCGGCGGTCCAGGGGATCGTGAAGATGCATGGGGGGGCGATCTTGCTGGAGAACAGGCAGGGACGAGGGAGTGTCTTCCGCGTCCTGTTTCCCGCCAATGGCCCGGCCGACTCCCCTCACCCCTCTTCTCTCAGGAGCGGGCTGTAA
- a CDS encoding YceI family protein, protein MKRFISLVTLLLLALPLSALASTWNLDPDHSAAQFKVKHLMISNVRGNFEKISATLHLDDRDITKSRVEVSIDVASINTGVNKRDDHLRSPDFFDVTKFPAMTFVSTRVEKAGPGKLSVTGNLTIKGVTRPVVLRVDGLTPEVRDPWGQIRRGASATTTINRRDFGITWNKSMDNGGVVVGEEVAIQLEVEFVRK, encoded by the coding sequence ATGAAACGGTTTATCTCTCTCGTAACCCTGCTGCTTCTGGCCCTGCCGCTTTCGGCCCTGGCCTCCACCTGGAACCTGGACCCGGACCACAGCGCTGCCCAGTTCAAGGTCAAGCACCTGATGATCAGCAATGTCAGGGGCAACTTCGAGAAGATCAGCGCCACCCTGCACCTGGATGACAGGGACATCACGAAATCACGGGTCGAGGTCAGCATCGACGTTGCTTCCATCAACACCGGTGTCAACAAGCGGGACGACCACCTGCGCAGCCCTGACTTCTTCGATGTGACGAAATTTCCCGCCATGACCTTCGTCTCCACCAGGGTGGAGAAGGCCGGACCGGGCAAGCTCAGCGTAACCGGCAACCTGACCATCAAGGGGGTTACCAGACCGGTGGTGCTGCGTGTTGACGGCCTGACACCCGAGGTGCGGGACCCTTGGGGCCAGATCAGGCGCGGCGCTTCGGCAACGACAACCATCAACCGCAGGGACTTCGGCATCACCTGGAACAAGAGCATGGACAACGGCGGCGTGGTGGTGGGAGAAGAGGTGGCCATCCAACTGGAGGTGGAGTTCGTCAGGAAATAG